One genomic window of Solea solea chromosome 12, fSolSol10.1, whole genome shotgun sequence includes the following:
- the LOC131469640 gene encoding probable polypeptide N-acetylgalactosaminyltransferase 8 has product MRVMWFQRSVFMLVGIALVLNLGIFLKPGTKKELDTSQLIKRSSDLEMSISKLLSVLQTIEKKQDAMQKMLEDDGKRQTRSEVDQQQPEIQKQSEQKEPPKAKIQEHKEVAKTETFKKLYPDSPLFSGQWGHNLSEVDQKEALALFNMYGYNAFLSDRLPLDRPLPETREPGCLKRTYPKDLPSLAVVLIYLDEALSVIKRALCSIINRTPKNILKEIIMVDDNSSKENLKGDLDMYVKSLEQENPTLNITRVRHNKQRGLAYARVSGLRAATADVVAILDAHIEVHEMWAEPLLTQIKADRTVVVSPVFDKVNFDELRVIKYIPSAHAFDWALWCMYESFTPEYYKLKDGSLPGKSPSVMGILAADRMFLGEIGALDEGMKVYGGENVELGIRVWTCGGSVEVVPCSKIAHIERRHKPYQLDLSSVMRRNALRVAEIWMDEYKHNINLAWNVPFENHGIDIGDVSERKNLRERLKCKPFKWYLENVYPMLDPWDDILGYGGMKNLDAGMCIDQGPVPGHTPIAYNCHYYSPQITYYRGTGELYIGGIRAQKYNDNSCLTDPGKNETNPGLYNCKEAVQKGMGIYWDFTQGKELRSRRTERCLEIKDRKLLIQECSGQRWTIQHIIKAF; this is encoded by the exons ATGAGAGTAATGTGGTTTCAGCGCTCAGTCTTCATGTTAGTGGGAATTGCACTTGTACTAAATCTGGGCATATTTCTGAAACCTGGGACAAAAAAGGAGCTGGACACATCGCAACTGATCAAGAGGTCTTCTGACCTGGAGATGAGCATCAGCAAACTGC TCAGTGTACTTCAAACTATTGAGAAGAAACAAGATGCCATGCAGAAAATGCTTGAAGATGatggaaaaagacaaacaaggaGTGAAGTGGACCAACAGCAGCCAGAGATCCAGAAGCAGTCTGAGCAGAAAGAACCACCTAAAGCAAAGATCCAAGAGCACAAAGAGGTGgccaaaacagaaacatttaagaaactgtACCCGGACTCTCCACTGTTCAGTGGACAGTGGGGACACAATCTGTCTGAGGTTGACCAAAAAGAGGCGCTGGCTCTGTTTAACATGTATGGATACAACGCTTTTCTCAGCGATCGACTTCCTCTAGATAGACCTCTTCCAGAAACCAGGGAACCAGG ATGTTTGAAAAGGACTTATCCAAAAGACCTGCCAAGTCTCGCAGTGGTGTTAATCTACCTGGATGAAGCTCTGTCTGTCATCAAAAGGGCCCTTTGCAGCATCATCAACCGCACTCCTAAAAACATACTAAAGGAGATAATAATGGTGGATGACAACAGCTCCAAAG AAAATCTGAAGGGCGACCTGGACATGTATGTGAAGTCCCTTGAGCAAGAGAACCCAACTCTTAATATCACGAGAGTGCGGCACAACAAGCAGCGAGGGCTTGCTTATGCCAGAGTCTCGGGGTTGAGAGCTGCGACTGCTGATGTGGTTGCCATTCTCGATGCACACATTGAAGTCCATGAGATGTG GGCTGAACCCCTGCTGACACAAATCAAAGCTGACCGAACAGTGGTGGTGTCGCCAGTGTTTGACAAAGTCAACTTTGATGAGCTCAGGGTTATTAAGTACATTCCATCAGCACACGCCTTTGACTGGGCTTTGTGGTGCATGTATGAGAGCTTCACGCCTGAATATTACAAGCTCAAAGACGGCTCACTACCTGGGAA AAGTCCATCTGTCATGGGGATCCTAGCTGCTGACAGGATGTTTCTTGGGGAAATTGGTGCCCTGGATGAAGGCATGAAGGTGTATGGTGGAGAAAATGTTGAGCTGGGAATACGT GTGTGGACATGCGGAGGCAGTGTTGAAGTAGTTCCATGCTCCAAGATCGCCCACATTGAGAGGAGGCACAAGCCTTACCAGTTAGACCTAAGTTCTGTCATGAGGAGAAACGCCCTGAGGGTAGCAGAaatatggatggatgaatacaaacacaacatcaacCTGGCTTGGAACGTGCCATTTGAG AATCATGGAATTGACATTGGGGATGTGTCCGAGAGGAAAAATCTCAGAGAAAGGTTGAAGTGTAAACCTTTCAAATGGTACCTGGAAAACGTGTATCCCATGTTGGATCCCTGGGACGACATACTTGGCTATGGAGGA ATGAAGAACCTTGATGCTGGCATGTGCATAGACCAAGGCCCAGTGCCAGGTCACACACCAATTGCCTACAACTGCCACTACTATAGTCCACAA ATCACATATTACCGCGGGACTGGTGAGCTCTACATTGGTGGCATCAGAGCCCAAAAGTACAATGACAACAGCTGTTTAACTGATCCtggcaaaaatgaaacaaatcctGGTCTTTACAACTGCAAAGAGGCCGTGCAGAAAGGAATGGGAATATACTGGGACTTTACTCAG GGCAAAGAACTGAGGAGTAGAAGGACAGAAAGATGTCTGGAGATTAAAGACCGAAAGCTTCTGATACAGGAATGCTCTGGCCAAAGATGGACAATCCAACACATAATCAAAGCTTtttga